In the Streptomyces formicae genome, one interval contains:
- a CDS encoding McrB family protein yields the protein MADGGEFRSGLAQRVANFDRKAADAAADRAEEERKQVLADFPLDTWGALSLERYALGPTGYERPGTSFCRLLEYGTNAIGSIRGGSAAKHIVYQHRTGEWRIVPSALRGLSAHKAWEAVRGEFVTAFAAAAEGDYERIDELESLSYGQALTTKALTVYFPDDFFPVFSASHVRHFTALLGGRPHQYSSGVRTWRANRELLDLVRHTPEFDGWRTHEVMRFLYAFHDPRPKDRLVWKVAPGERAGLWDDCLANRRIRIAWDEVGSLGQYESDQELKEALDLHWPHSTGGNLRLARQLLAFRDLEPGDLIVANRGKSEVLAVGTIVEGYSYAPELATHRHTVGVDWDTSYAQLFESPRHAWQQTLAKVPAGLWREIRQGRKAALSETTEPMAGSDAETDAELPEAVRKVRELLDHKGQVVLQGPPGTGKTRLALSVALAMAGQGDLIEASAEERAAALAELSKVPTGADAARLTMVTFHPSYGYEDFVEGFKPAKAAEGAGLNLTMTDGLFRRVCTAAEESPDDTFLIVVDEINRGDLPRVLGELITLLELDKRGSVAVTLPTSGRPQTVPPNVRIIGTMNSADRSVGHIDAAIRRRFAFLDVSPDLDVLDGEVEGLGLADLLQGLNTKLDTAFGPDHLLGQAYLLVGDRPLATVEQLSNAFHHEIVPLVSDYCLGQPDLLRSVLGALVDDSTGRVVHTNPQDLPGMLAEEFVATGAAGDERSVDEGTGGWGQ from the coding sequence ATGGCTGACGGTGGGGAATTTCGCAGCGGTCTCGCTCAGCGCGTCGCGAACTTCGACCGGAAGGCGGCCGACGCGGCCGCCGACAGGGCGGAGGAGGAGCGGAAACAGGTACTGGCAGACTTCCCGTTGGACACCTGGGGGGCACTGTCGCTGGAGCGGTACGCACTGGGGCCGACGGGCTATGAGCGTCCGGGGACGTCCTTCTGCCGTCTGCTGGAGTACGGAACCAATGCCATCGGCAGCATCCGCGGCGGCAGCGCGGCGAAGCACATCGTGTACCAGCACCGGACGGGCGAGTGGCGGATCGTGCCCAGCGCCTTGCGCGGGCTCAGCGCGCACAAGGCCTGGGAGGCGGTACGGGGCGAGTTCGTGACCGCCTTCGCTGCGGCGGCCGAGGGGGACTACGAGCGCATCGACGAGCTGGAATCGCTCTCGTACGGGCAGGCGCTGACCACCAAGGCCCTGACCGTGTACTTTCCCGACGACTTCTTCCCGGTCTTCTCCGCCTCGCACGTCCGACACTTCACCGCACTGCTGGGCGGCAGACCGCACCAGTACTCCTCGGGCGTACGCACCTGGCGCGCCAATCGGGAGCTGCTCGACCTCGTCCGCCATACACCCGAGTTCGACGGGTGGCGGACGCACGAAGTGATGCGGTTCCTGTACGCCTTCCACGATCCGCGCCCGAAGGACCGGCTGGTCTGGAAGGTTGCTCCCGGGGAACGAGCCGGCCTCTGGGACGACTGCCTGGCGAACCGCCGCATACGGATCGCCTGGGACGAGGTCGGCAGCCTCGGCCAGTACGAGAGTGACCAAGAGCTCAAGGAGGCTCTGGACCTGCACTGGCCGCACAGCACCGGCGGCAACCTGCGGCTCGCCCGGCAACTGCTCGCCTTTCGCGACCTGGAGCCCGGCGATCTGATCGTCGCCAACCGGGGCAAGTCTGAAGTGCTCGCGGTGGGGACCATCGTCGAGGGGTACTCGTACGCTCCGGAGCTGGCGACGCACCGGCACACCGTGGGAGTGGACTGGGACACCTCGTACGCCCAGCTGTTCGAGTCGCCGCGGCATGCCTGGCAGCAGACCTTGGCGAAGGTCCCCGCCGGGCTGTGGCGGGAGATTCGGCAGGGCCGCAAAGCCGCCCTCTCCGAGACCACCGAACCGATGGCCGGTAGCGATGCCGAGACGGACGCTGAGCTTCCCGAAGCCGTACGCAAAGTGCGAGAGTTGCTCGACCACAAGGGGCAGGTCGTGCTGCAGGGCCCTCCCGGCACCGGCAAGACGCGGCTGGCACTCAGCGTGGCACTCGCCATGGCGGGGCAAGGAGATCTGATCGAGGCCTCAGCTGAGGAACGCGCCGCGGCGCTCGCCGAGTTGTCCAAGGTCCCCACGGGCGCCGATGCCGCCCGCCTGACCATGGTGACCTTCCACCCGTCCTACGGATACGAGGACTTCGTCGAAGGCTTCAAACCGGCTAAGGCGGCGGAGGGGGCGGGGCTCAATCTGACCATGACGGACGGGCTGTTCCGCCGGGTCTGCACAGCGGCGGAGGAATCACCCGACGACACCTTCCTGATTGTCGTGGACGAGATCAACCGCGGTGATCTGCCGCGTGTCCTTGGCGAGTTGATCACCCTGTTGGAACTCGACAAACGAGGTTCTGTCGCCGTCACCCTGCCCACGAGCGGCCGGCCGCAGACCGTGCCCCCGAACGTCCGCATCATCGGCACCATGAACTCCGCCGACCGCAGCGTGGGGCACATCGACGCCGCGATCCGGCGCAGGTTCGCCTTCCTCGACGTGTCACCGGACTTGGACGTTCTGGACGGTGAGGTCGAAGGCCTCGGCCTGGCTGACCTCCTGCAAGGACTGAACACCAAACTCGACACCGCATTCGGCCCGGATCACCTGCTCGGGCAGGCCTACCTACTCGTCGGCGACCGGCCGCTCGCCACCGTGGAACAGCTCTCGAACGCCTTCCATCACGAAATCGTGCCACTCGTCTCCGACTACTGCCTGGGGCAGCCCGACCTCCTGAGGAGTGTTCTGGGCGCCCTGGTGGACGACAGCACCGGCCGGGTGGTGCACACCAACCCGCAGGACCTGCCCGGAATGCTGGCGGAGGAGTTCGTGGCGACGGGAGCCGCGGGCGATGAGCGGTCCGTCGACGAGGGCACTGGCGGCTGGGGACAGTGA
- a CDS encoding DUF4232 domain-containing protein — protein sequence MKYTRLSALAALGVAATLSLTACGGGDDSASGSSSKGSSSSSSSSSSEGDAKAEGGSEAGDAKAGSGSGSGSGKDTKAEAAGGGAAKSGGGKVTFCKTEDLAIDAADAAPDENEGRIDITMINRGSTTCSATGFAGVDIKDEDNTSSPIERGQAQPRVTTLKPGDAAVFNLAYTIDGSGDSLASPTNIIVTPPNETHSVTLDWPSAAGAIKGAYTDVQVYPTHTTN from the coding sequence ATGAAGTACACCCGCCTCTCCGCCCTTGCCGCTCTCGGCGTCGCCGCCACGCTGTCGCTGACGGCGTGTGGCGGTGGCGACGACTCGGCGAGTGGTTCCTCCTCCAAGGGCTCGTCGTCCTCGTCGTCCTCGTCCTCCTCGGAGGGTGACGCGAAGGCGGAGGGTGGCTCGGAGGCGGGCGACGCGAAGGCGGGCTCCGGCTCCGGTTCCGGTTCCGGCAAGGACACGAAGGCGGAGGCGGCCGGGGGCGGTGCCGCGAAGTCCGGCGGTGGCAAGGTCACGTTCTGCAAGACGGAGGACCTGGCGATAGACGCCGCGGACGCCGCGCCGGACGAGAACGAGGGCCGGATCGACATCACGATGATCAACCGGGGCTCGACCACCTGCTCGGCCACCGGCTTCGCGGGCGTGGACATCAAGGACGAGGACAACACCTCCAGCCCCATCGAGCGCGGCCAGGCCCAGCCCCGCGTCACCACCCTCAAGCCCGGTGACGCCGCCGTCTTCAACCTCGCCTACACCATCGACGGCTCCGGCGACAGCCTCGCCTCCCCGACCAACATCATCGTCACGCCCCCCAACGAGACCCACAGCGTGACCCTGGACTGGCCCTCCGCCGCCGGAGCCATCAAGGGCGCCTACACCGACGTGCAGGTCTACCCCACCCACACCACCAACTGA
- a CDS encoding NAD(P)-dependent oxidoreductase, whose amino-acid sequence MRIAILGASGRTGSTLVEQAVERGHEVVALVRTPEKVAVPAPRQVETRRADVCSPETFSDPLLDDVDVAVSAIGIGKGEGPGALVAGARLLAESKVRTVWLGALGSGVSSRSGGLLYSLVMRMFVGAELAEKAEADQIALTAGATVFHAPDITEGPLSPTRHVVRLANLRRPLLPPRISRATVAALLLDEAETGAHANEIVVPLT is encoded by the coding sequence ATGCGCATCGCGATACTCGGGGCGTCGGGCAGGACCGGCAGCACGCTCGTGGAACAGGCGGTCGAACGCGGGCACGAGGTGGTGGCGTTGGTCCGCACCCCGGAGAAGGTGGCCGTGCCCGCGCCCCGGCAGGTCGAGACGCGGAGGGCGGACGTCTGCTCCCCGGAAACCTTCTCCGACCCCCTACTGGACGACGTCGACGTGGCGGTCTCGGCCATCGGCATCGGCAAGGGCGAAGGACCCGGCGCCCTGGTCGCCGGGGCGAGGCTGCTCGCGGAGTCGAAGGTCCGCACGGTCTGGCTGGGCGCCCTGGGCTCCGGTGTGTCGAGCCGCTCGGGCGGGCTGCTCTACTCCCTCGTGATGCGGATGTTCGTCGGCGCGGAGTTGGCGGAGAAGGCGGAGGCCGACCAGATCGCCCTGACCGCAGGCGCCACGGTGTTCCACGCCCCGGACATCACGGAGGGCCCTCTCAGCCCCACCCGCCACGTCGTACGTCTCGCGAACCTGCGCCGCCCCTTGCTGCCGCCGAGGATCTCGCGCGCGACGGTGGCGGCGCTGCTCCTGGACGAGGCGGAAACGGGCGCACACGCAAACGAAATCGTGGTCCCCCTCACCTGA
- a CDS encoding TetR/AcrR family transcriptional regulator → MSPQEQAAPRRRNPRGQGQVLRAQLIDAAAKLLATLDQPETLTLRQVAREVGVAPASIYSHFPDLGALVQHVLRLRYEELARLMDQAARHAPDPLADVVGRCAAYVRWGIDQPGHYRTLFGGRMPTELITGSAHGAGEELFGALVAALAAATDPDRTQAQRQEQAQTQVASERQWQAGLLLWTALHGLVSLYNEHGDMPWPPLDDLLADLIGLHTGRPAADIAGLLASGED, encoded by the coding sequence GTGTCACCTCAGGAGCAGGCCGCTCCCCGTCGTCGTAATCCACGCGGGCAGGGGCAGGTACTCAGGGCTCAGCTCATCGACGCCGCGGCGAAGCTGCTCGCCACCCTCGACCAGCCCGAGACGCTGACGCTCCGGCAGGTCGCGCGGGAGGTCGGTGTCGCACCGGCCAGCATCTACAGCCACTTCCCCGACCTCGGCGCGCTGGTCCAGCACGTACTGCGGCTGCGCTACGAGGAACTGGCCCGGCTGATGGACCAGGCCGCGCGGCACGCCCCGGATCCGCTCGCCGACGTCGTCGGGCGCTGCGCCGCCTACGTACGCTGGGGAATCGATCAGCCCGGGCACTACCGGACCCTCTTCGGCGGGCGCATGCCCACCGAACTCATCACCGGGTCGGCCCACGGGGCCGGTGAAGAGCTCTTCGGGGCCCTGGTCGCCGCCCTCGCCGCCGCCACCGATCCGGACCGGACGCAGGCACAGAGGCAGGAGCAAGCGCAGACGCAGGTCGCGTCCGAACGGCAGTGGCAGGCCGGGCTCCTCCTCTGGACCGCTCTGCACGGCCTCGTCAGCCTCTACAACGAGCACGGCGACATGCCCTGGCCTCCCCTGGACGACCTGCTCGCCGACCTGATCGGGCTGCACACCGGCCGCCCCGCGGCGGACATCGCGGGACTTCTGGCATCGGGTGAGGACTAA
- a CDS encoding SDR family NAD(P)-dependent oxidoreductase, which yields MINLAGKVGLVTGAGSGIGRATAVELARQGAAVTVTDIDESTAVETTKLIRADGGEALPVPVDITDEDAVRTAVERTVATYGGLDLAVNNAGLDSHHRQLDQMSLAEFEHVVHVNLSGTFLCMKHELPALRSRGGGAIVNIASAGGLHAIPTAPAYVAAKHGVVGLTRTAAVDYAPHGIRVNAVCPGPTRTPGLERVAAGTNLIALQESITPLGRMATAEEAAGVAVWLCSGAASYVTGVAMSVDGGGGGRSNIYG from the coding sequence ATGATCAACCTCGCGGGAAAAGTCGGCCTGGTGACGGGCGCGGGCAGCGGAATCGGCCGCGCGACGGCGGTCGAACTGGCCCGGCAGGGAGCGGCGGTCACCGTCACCGACATCGACGAGAGCACGGCGGTCGAGACGACGAAGCTGATCAGGGCCGACGGCGGCGAGGCGCTGCCCGTCCCCGTCGACATCACCGACGAAGACGCCGTACGGACGGCCGTCGAGCGCACGGTAGCGACATACGGCGGCCTCGACTTGGCCGTGAACAACGCGGGCCTGGACTCGCACCACCGACAGCTCGACCAGATGTCCCTGGCCGAGTTCGAGCACGTGGTCCACGTGAACCTGAGCGGCACCTTCCTGTGCATGAAGCACGAGCTGCCCGCACTGCGGAGCCGAGGCGGAGGCGCGATCGTCAACATCGCCTCGGCAGGCGGCCTGCACGCGATCCCGACGGCCCCCGCCTACGTCGCCGCCAAGCACGGAGTCGTCGGCCTCACCAGGACAGCCGCCGTCGACTACGCCCCGCACGGAATCCGCGTCAACGCGGTCTGCCCCGGCCCGACCCGGACCCCCGGCCTCGAAAGGGTCGCGGCGGGCACGAACCTGATAGCCCTCCAGGAGTCGATCACCCCACTCGGCCGCATGGCGACGGCGGAGGAGGCGGCGGGGGTGGCGGTGTGGCTCTGCTCGGGGGCGGCGTCTTATGTCACGGGGGTGGCGATGTCGGTGGATGGGGGGGGCGGCGGGCGTAGCAACATCTATGGCTGA
- a CDS encoding DUF4145 domain-containing protein encodes MPWDERHSFRDCPWCGLTNTRLTTITADQLVSDKWGENRFWATLGCPSCGNAVLVRHGAPDSDDIKAYEVVPISKRAETDIMHLPNDVTRYYSGALRVLRAGVPDAAAVQLRRTLEAAAAHYEIKEKVLMKSIEKLIKDGHVTQSFGPLLHHIRSIGNVGAHASDEQVDQETAERALRFTTQLLRNLFEVPGELDELATNGKEAAADSRRSASS; translated from the coding sequence ATGCCTTGGGACGAGCGACACTCATTCAGAGACTGCCCGTGGTGCGGTCTCACCAATACCCGACTGACGACTATCACCGCTGACCAATTAGTATCCGACAAATGGGGCGAGAATAGGTTTTGGGCAACGTTGGGATGCCCATCCTGCGGGAATGCCGTACTTGTACGGCATGGAGCCCCTGACAGCGACGATATCAAGGCGTACGAAGTTGTACCGATCTCCAAGCGCGCCGAGACCGATATCATGCATCTACCGAATGACGTGACACGTTACTATAGCGGTGCTCTACGCGTGCTTCGTGCTGGTGTGCCGGACGCCGCAGCCGTTCAACTTAGGCGAACCCTTGAGGCCGCTGCCGCTCATTATGAGATCAAAGAGAAGGTCCTCATGAAGAGCATCGAGAAGTTGATCAAGGATGGGCATGTCACGCAATCATTCGGCCCGCTTCTTCATCACATTCGCTCCATTGGCAATGTGGGGGCGCACGCAAGTGACGAACAGGTGGATCAGGAAACGGCCGAGAGGGCTCTTCGGTTCACGACTCAGCTACTTCGGAATCTATTCGAGGTCCCAGGCGAACTTGATGAACTAGCGACGAACGGCAAGGAAGCAGCGGCAGATTCCAGGCGCAGCGCTTCGAGTTAG
- a CDS encoding 5-methylcytosine restriction system specificity protein McrC, with translation MVLEEHTSVTVSRSKLYGGDLDRLRAAQAVTVTENRDGYLLKVRSSAGVIELDRVRLVLRPKFPVEGQRLIEWLCYSHYQREPDETLRNWPIGRDGYAGLVPAALLHECRLLLRRGLRRDYVRRPRVDTTLRGRLDVEAQATRCFGTIDQLHLQTFEYEDGGWENMVCGAALTVAAQRSTDARQTRWLLDAAAQFPCPRRPMDARALLARAQYNRLNSHYRAAHAWARMLLGGGGVRDLLDPHGFGAKSLLLNLNVLWEMVVRRMAVDAAAGLGGRAARPEEGVIRTYGVLNGHPPPFRPDALLAFPPPLGEAGAARYLAVDAKYKRYAVENVGAADRHQLLTYIAGYTDPDAPLALVVHPSPDGPTRRVLRVEGPRGRLGLIEVLGLDTRAALQDAAEPLRKAITDFAGQSPSGA, from the coding sequence GTGGTCCTCGAAGAGCACACCTCCGTCACTGTCTCGCGTTCCAAACTGTACGGAGGTGACCTCGACAGGCTTCGTGCGGCCCAGGCTGTCACCGTCACCGAGAACCGCGACGGTTACCTCCTCAAGGTGAGGTCGTCAGCCGGAGTCATCGAACTCGACCGGGTGCGGCTGGTGTTGCGGCCCAAGTTTCCGGTAGAGGGACAACGGCTGATCGAATGGCTCTGCTACTCCCATTACCAGCGAGAGCCCGACGAGACGCTGCGCAACTGGCCCATCGGGCGCGACGGCTACGCGGGATTGGTGCCCGCCGCGCTGCTGCACGAATGCCGCCTTCTGCTCCGGCGCGGGCTACGCAGGGACTACGTACGCCGACCACGCGTCGACACCACCTTGCGGGGGCGACTCGACGTGGAAGCCCAGGCGACCCGGTGCTTCGGCACGATTGACCAGCTTCATCTGCAGACCTTCGAATACGAGGACGGCGGCTGGGAGAACATGGTGTGCGGGGCCGCGCTGACCGTGGCGGCCCAGCGGTCCACCGACGCGCGTCAGACCCGGTGGCTACTCGACGCCGCAGCCCAATTCCCCTGCCCGCGAAGGCCGATGGACGCACGGGCCCTGCTGGCGCGGGCACAGTACAACCGGCTCAACAGCCACTACCGGGCCGCGCACGCCTGGGCTCGGATGCTGCTCGGCGGCGGCGGGGTGCGGGACCTCCTGGATCCGCACGGCTTCGGGGCGAAGAGCCTGCTGCTCAATTTGAACGTCCTGTGGGAAATGGTCGTCCGGCGGATGGCGGTCGACGCGGCGGCCGGGCTCGGTGGCAGGGCTGCCCGCCCTGAAGAGGGCGTCATCCGGACGTACGGAGTACTCAACGGGCATCCGCCGCCGTTCCGCCCCGATGCGCTGCTGGCCTTCCCGCCACCCCTCGGGGAGGCCGGCGCGGCGCGCTACCTTGCCGTGGACGCGAAGTACAAGCGGTACGCGGTGGAGAATGTCGGCGCCGCCGACCGCCACCAACTTCTCACCTACATAGCCGGATACACCGATCCGGACGCCCCGCTGGCCCTCGTCGTCCATCCCTCACCCGACGGTCCCACCCGGCGCGTTCTACGTGTCGAGGGGCCCCGTGGTCGCCTGGGCCTCATAGAGGTACTGGGCCTCGATACGCGCGCCGCTCTACAGGACGCCGCAGAACCGCTACGCAAGGCGATCACCGACTTCGCCGGACAGAGCCCGTCAGGTGCGTGA
- a CDS encoding Shedu anti-phage system protein SduA domain-containing protein — protein MTTFRSGFTLWRMVQAAQELTGDARVRERIDAVLTVMGGLGGKYGKGRPLVDALESVAQEAILHGDFPLAQRFQRFAAYARGDLFLEILENYYDEDARQRSEDYMKRLAAMGADRAVSALDALCRDHPDATASDARDLFRGIARSADHLGLGEGDGGVRLSIREVRRLQQFGHMEVVLRNLPRPASAEAARMMSEVLADVDAGVLAQLLELKARQAGLAALRSAVEAPDSSESALHACLKNQEWIFGGAYVAELARRQYTPDTILDIPLLRADGSLHVVELKRANIEKLVIRPSGQLMLGAPVHHAVSQTQNYLRTLDENRPGILTKHGVDTRRASATVVIGHPRYVSGDATAQEIAETLRTYNAHQSRIEVITYETLLDSASRMLALSSAEYDVDLNADTDSEEEPRA, from the coding sequence GTGACGACCTTTCGATCCGGCTTCACGCTCTGGCGCATGGTCCAGGCGGCTCAGGAGCTCACAGGGGATGCGCGTGTTCGGGAGCGCATCGACGCGGTGCTGACTGTCATGGGAGGCCTCGGCGGAAAGTACGGCAAGGGCAGGCCCCTGGTGGATGCCCTGGAGAGCGTGGCCCAGGAAGCGATCCTGCACGGGGACTTCCCACTCGCCCAGCGTTTCCAGCGCTTCGCCGCCTACGCCAGAGGCGATCTGTTCCTGGAAATCCTGGAGAACTACTACGACGAGGATGCCCGGCAGCGTAGCGAGGACTACATGAAGAGGCTGGCTGCCATGGGTGCCGACAGGGCGGTCTCGGCTCTGGACGCCCTGTGCCGAGACCATCCTGACGCGACCGCTTCGGACGCGCGTGACCTCTTCCGGGGCATAGCCCGGTCCGCCGACCATCTCGGCCTCGGGGAAGGGGATGGCGGTGTTCGGCTGTCCATTCGGGAAGTCAGGCGTCTGCAGCAGTTCGGGCACATGGAGGTGGTTCTGCGGAACCTGCCACGACCGGCTTCCGCCGAGGCCGCACGGATGATGAGTGAGGTCCTGGCCGACGTTGACGCGGGCGTATTGGCCCAGCTGCTCGAACTGAAGGCCAGACAGGCGGGCTTGGCGGCTCTGCGCTCCGCGGTGGAGGCCCCGGACAGTTCCGAGAGCGCGCTCCACGCCTGTCTGAAGAATCAGGAGTGGATCTTCGGTGGTGCCTATGTGGCCGAGCTGGCCCGCCGTCAGTACACACCGGACACCATCCTCGACATCCCGCTCCTGCGCGCCGACGGTTCTCTGCACGTGGTGGAACTCAAGCGCGCCAACATCGAGAAACTGGTCATCCGGCCCTCCGGCCAGCTCATGCTGGGCGCCCCGGTGCACCATGCGGTCTCCCAGACGCAGAACTACCTCCGGACTCTGGACGAGAACCGACCCGGAATCCTGACCAAGCACGGAGTCGATACGCGCCGGGCCTCGGCGACCGTCGTGATCGGACATCCGCGGTACGTGAGCGGGGACGCCACGGCCCAGGAGATCGCAGAGACGCTGCGGACCTACAACGCGCACCAGTCACGCATAGAAGTGATCACTTACGAGACGCTGCTGGACTCGGCCTCGCGCATGCTGGCTCTCTCATCGGCAGAGTACGACGTCGACCTGAACGCTGACACGGACTCCGAGGAGGAGCCTCGCGCATGA
- the phoA gene encoding alkaline phosphatase, whose protein sequence is MARPRVSRSRRRVIIASSVVAATAVAVTVTASAGASDTKDQARRAIQGGKAKNVILLIGDGMGDSEITLARDYTVGANGRLNMDKFPLTGAYTTYAVHKDGTPDYVTDSAASGSGWATGVKTVNGRISKTPGTDKAVPTILELAQKKGYATGSVTTAELTDATPAVLASHATDRSCQGPADMAKCPADTIAKGGPGSIAEQSVNHKVDVLLGGGKQRFDQKVTDGKYKGLTVSEQAEKLGYQIVTNDRELKKVKSVRNGKPVLGLFAPGNVPVEWTGKAAAKGGTDPQRCTTSNPGRPAGTPALDDQATKAIKLLEAKQKHGKGGQGFFLQVEGASIDKQDHAADPCGQIGETAAFDRAVKVARDYAAKHPDTLVVTTADHAHTSQIVPLEAQPPGLSSTLVTDEGQQLKVNYSTNTPGQSQEHTGTQVRIAAQGPQAYRVLGVTNQTDLFTTVREALRLR, encoded by the coding sequence ATGGCCAGACCGCGTGTGTCCCGTTCCCGTCGTCGGGTGATCATCGCCTCGTCCGTGGTCGCCGCCACCGCCGTGGCCGTCACCGTCACCGCCAGCGCGGGGGCCTCCGACACCAAGGACCAGGCCCGTCGCGCGATCCAGGGCGGGAAGGCGAAGAACGTCATCCTGCTCATCGGCGACGGCATGGGTGATTCCGAGATCACGCTCGCCCGGGACTACACCGTGGGCGCCAACGGGCGGCTCAACATGGACAAGTTCCCGCTGACCGGCGCCTACACGACGTACGCCGTACACAAGGACGGGACTCCGGACTACGTCACCGACTCCGCCGCCAGCGGGTCCGGCTGGGCCACCGGTGTGAAGACCGTGAACGGGCGGATATCGAAGACGCCCGGCACCGACAAGGCCGTTCCCACGATTCTGGAGCTCGCGCAGAAGAAGGGGTACGCGACCGGGTCCGTCACCACCGCCGAGCTGACCGACGCCACCCCGGCCGTCCTCGCCTCGCACGCCACCGACCGCAGCTGCCAGGGTCCTGCCGACATGGCCAAGTGCCCCGCCGACACCATCGCCAAGGGCGGGCCGGGGTCCATCGCGGAGCAGAGCGTCAACCACAAGGTCGACGTCCTCCTCGGCGGCGGCAAGCAGCGCTTCGACCAGAAGGTCACCGACGGCAAGTACAAGGGCCTCACGGTGAGCGAGCAGGCCGAGAAGCTCGGGTATCAGATCGTCACGAACGACCGCGAGTTGAAGAAGGTCAAGTCCGTCAGGAACGGCAAGCCCGTGCTCGGGCTCTTCGCGCCCGGCAACGTGCCCGTCGAGTGGACCGGCAAGGCCGCCGCCAAGGGCGGTACGGACCCGCAGCGCTGCACCACCTCCAACCCGGGCCGTCCCGCCGGTACCCCCGCCCTCGACGACCAGGCCACCAAGGCCATCAAGCTGCTGGAAGCCAAGCAGAAGCACGGGAAGGGCGGGCAAGGGTTCTTCCTTCAGGTCGAAGGCGCCTCGATCGACAAGCAGGACCACGCCGCCGACCCCTGCGGCCAGATCGGTGAGACCGCCGCGTTCGACCGTGCCGTGAAGGTCGCGCGCGACTACGCCGCCAAGCACCCGGACACCCTGGTCGTCACCACCGCCGACCACGCGCACACCAGCCAGATCGTGCCCCTGGAGGCGCAGCCGCCCGGCCTCTCCTCCACGCTCGTCACCGACGAGGGCCAGCAGCTGAAGGTCAACTACTCGACCAACACGCCCGGCCAGTCCCAGGAGCACACCGGCACGCAGGTGCGGATCGCGGCGCAGGGCCCGCAGGCGTACCGCGTCCTCGGGGTCACCAACCAGACCGACCTCTTCACCACCGTGCGTGAGGCGCTCCGCCTCCGCTGA
- a CDS encoding CopG family transcriptional regulator, with protein sequence MSMKRTNVYAAPEDLAIIKEAAKRRGISEAEIIRQGIHLAAMANRVWDEPLFSRTFEGRGRTPSKAEVRDTVADAVRRETDPGAAA encoded by the coding sequence ATGTCTATGAAGCGGACCAACGTCTACGCGGCCCCCGAGGACCTGGCGATCATCAAAGAGGCCGCCAAGCGTCGAGGCATAAGCGAGGCCGAGATCATTCGCCAGGGCATCCACCTCGCGGCCATGGCGAACCGCGTCTGGGACGAGCCGCTGTTCTCGCGCACCTTCGAGGGACGGGGCCGCACTCCGTCAAAGGCCGAGGTTCGTGACACGGTCGCCGATGCGGTGCGACGCGAGACGGATCCCGGTGCCGCCGCGTGA
- a CDS encoding PIN domain-containing protein produces MIIVIADTSGLLAALDSTHPEHQAANEAILSAGLLVMSPLLLAELDHVATRELGRDAALSAIDDIRHWMRRGRVIAPEITENHLDAAQSVRLRYGSLDLDLADAVNVALASDYDTDAILTLDRRDFRAVRPLGRHKAFRVLPDDLPL; encoded by the coding sequence GTGATCATCGTCATCGCCGACACCTCCGGCCTGCTGGCCGCGCTTGACTCCACCCATCCGGAACACCAGGCGGCCAACGAGGCCATCCTGTCGGCCGGCCTTCTGGTCATGTCCCCGCTCCTGCTCGCCGAGCTCGATCACGTCGCGACGCGTGAGCTGGGCCGGGACGCCGCGCTCAGCGCGATCGACGACATCCGGCACTGGATGCGGCGGGGCCGAGTCATCGCGCCGGAGATCACCGAGAACCACCTGGACGCCGCCCAGTCCGTCCGGCTGCGCTACGGGTCGCTGGACCTCGACCTCGCGGACGCGGTGAATGTCGCCCTGGCATCCGACTACGACACCGACGCGATCCTCACCCTCGACCGCCGGGACTTCCGCGCCGTCCGCCCTCTCGGCCGCCACAAGGCGTTCCGCGTATTGCCCGACGACCTGCCACTCTGA
- a CDS encoding MerR family transcriptional regulator: MKAKQFYSDAGIMPSADRRLAGYRIYDIDVLARLDLVRTLRDLGLDLAAIREVLDREISVPEVTAAHADALDVQIRTLRLRRAVLPARAKRGSSPEEMDLMHQPARLPDDERRRLVNDFIGEAFGAGTPTPASWR; this comes from the coding sequence ATGAAGGCCAAACAGTTCTACTCCGACGCCGGGATCATGCCGTCGGCCGACCGCAGACTAGCTGGCTACCGGATCTACGACATCGACGTGCTTGCGCGTCTGGATCTTGTGCGGACCTTGCGCGATCTGGGACTCGACCTTGCCGCCATACGGGAGGTCCTTGACCGGGAGATTTCGGTACCCGAGGTCACGGCCGCGCATGCCGACGCTCTGGACGTGCAGATCCGCACTCTGCGCCTGCGGCGCGCGGTGCTACCAGCGAGGGCCAAGCGGGGATCAAGCCCGGAGGAAATGGACCTCATGCACCAGCCCGCAAGACTCCCCGATGACGAACGTCGTCGTCTCGTCAACGACTTCATCGGCGAAGCCTTCGGGGCCGGGACGCCAACCCCGGCTTCGTGGAGATGA